Proteins found in one Planococcus citri chromosome 2, ihPlaCitr1.1, whole genome shotgun sequence genomic segment:
- the LOC135838214 gene encoding speckle-type POZ protein-like, producing MSQSSASSSTVLPTKTRTSVTDWHCTTTGSWRKMSQLWTIEGFKEYHCKVNKFLKSAIFFNDTDPYRWCLTIKIETDNQNLEAEDYIGFFLHLDRDEINHPDALFVNIKMCLLDAEGNEALRRYTQVQLRTDNEDPPHHGYPHFVSKKALFDPDPNNKLLIEDTLTVYCEFEYTEMEVNDCHSQRGPEVKVKISENLPKGLERLLRDQTFVDVTFVVDGKKFGALKGILAARSPVFEAMFKHDMQENRSNQVDISDIRAEVFEEFLLFMYTDKTPNYKLVTELLVVADKYQVEGLRILCEEIISKELSVENAIDLLFFADLHKAEGLLKQVAFYIKTNPAKLTSTQEWKNAILTHPHLFDLVNGVCQVKRPRVSSKLQVPSLSDTFIQRKWKR from the coding sequence ATGAGCCAGTCAAGCGCCTCCAGCTCCACTGTATTGCCTACCAAAACAAGAACTTCGGTTACGGACTGGCATTGTACCACTACCGGCTCATGGCGAAAAATGTCACAATTGTGGACAATCGAAGGTTTTAAAGAATATCATTGTAAAGTTAACAAATTCCTCAAGTCAGCAATATTCTTCAACGATACCGATCCCTATAGATGGTGCTTAACCATCAAGATTGAGACTGACAACCAAAATCTCGAGGCTGAAGATTACatcggattttttttacatctagACAGAGACGAAATAAACCACCCCGATGCCTTATTCGTCAACATAAAAATGTGTTTACTAGATGCTGAAGGAAATGAAGCCCTTCGTCGGTACACTCAAGTCCAACTCAGAACAGACAACGAAGACCCACCTCATCATGGATATCCGCATTTTGTTTCAAAGAAAGCGTTATTCGATCCTGATCCAAACAACAAGTTACTTATTGAGGACACATTAACAGTTTACTGCGAATTTGAGTATACTGAAATGGAAGTCAACGATTGTCACTCGCAGCGGGGGCCTGaagtgaaagtgaaaatttctgaaaatctacCAAAAGGATTAGAACGTTTGTTGCGTGATCAAACTTTCGTAGATGTAACATTTGTAGTGGATGGCAAGAAATTCGGCGCTCTCAAAGGTATTTTAGCAGCACGTAGCCCCGTTTTTGAGGCAATGTTCAAACACGATATGCAAGAAAATAGATCGAACCAAGTTGACATCTCGGACATCCGTGCTGaagtatttgaagaatttttactcTTCATGTATACTGACAAAACTCCAAATTACAAACTGGTGACAGAGTTACTCGTAGTTGCTGACAAATATCAAGTCGAAGGTCTAAGGATACTCTGCGAAGAAATTATATCGAAGGAATTATCGGTAGAGAACGCGAtcgatttgttattttttgctgATCTTCATAAGGCGGAAGGATTGCTAAAGCAAGTAGCATTTTATATCAAAACAAACCCTGCCAAACTTACGTCAACCCAGGAGtggaaaaatgcaattttgacgCATCCTCATCTATTTGATCTAGTAAATGGAGTATGTCAAGTCAAACGCCCTCGTGTATCATCAAAGCTTCAAGTTCCATCCTTAAGTGACACTTTCATCCAACGAAAatggaaaaggtga
- the LOC135838243 gene encoding speckle-type POZ protein-like yields the protein MSDNLPKGLERLLHDQTFVDVTFVVDGKKFGALKGILASRSPVFEAMFKHDMQENRSNQVDISDIRPEVFEEFLLFMYTDKTPNYKMVTELFVVADKYQVEGLRVLCEEIILKELSIENAFDLLFFADLHGAERLLTKVAFYIKTNPANLTSTQEWKNAILTHPHLFDLVHGVCQVKRPRVPSKLQVPSLSDTSIQRKWKR from the coding sequence ATGTCTGACAATTTACCAAAAGGATTAGAACGTTTGTTGCATGATCAAACTTTTGTTGATGTAACTTTTGTAGTAGATGGCAAGAAATTCGGTGCTCTCAAAGGTATTTTAGCATCGCGTAGCCCCGTTTTTGAGGCTATGTTCAAACACGATATGCAAGAAAATAGATCGAACCAAGTTGACATCTCGGACATCCGTCCCGaagtatttgaagaatttttactcTTCATGTATACTGACAAAACTCCGAATTACAAAATGGTGACTGAGTTATTCGTAGTTGCTGACAAATATCAAGTCGAAGGTCTAAGGGTACTCTGCGAGGAAATTATATTAAAGGAGTTATCGATAGAGAACGCGTtcgatttgttattttttgctgATCTTCATGGAGCGGAACGATTGCTAACGAAGGTTGCATTTTATATCAAAACAAACCCTGCCAATCTTACGTCAACCCAGGAGtggaaaaatgcaattttgacacaTCCTCATCTATTTGATCTTGTGCATGGAGTATGTCAAGTCAAACGCCCTCGTGTACCATCAAAGCTTCAAGTTCCATCCTTAAGTGACACGTCCATTCAACGAAAAtggaaaagatga